In one window of Gemmatimonadota bacterium DNA:
- a CDS encoding phytanoyl-CoA dioxygenase family protein, with protein sequence MVISFASKHTNSKPSRRMPDIEFFKQNGYVNLGQVFTGEELSRFIDLYDRDKSESGCFWHPISNHGHQTLNCDPLISSPEIDGLIRHPALIGPIEAIFEGPSWLGEACLRHMVPRDSNPEEIWHRDRPHATDKPYRCGYLQMMLYLTDVHEGTHCFSISPEPCDGPILDTREQLARRGKVHLHGPAGTVILFNLSVLHAATVRITTHERKTVQIYYGHRGGPVLSDCTVIPTRLWRDHPDPEVRAFYGMMTGRTQKYAEAFG encoded by the coding sequence CGAGTTTTTCAAGCAGAACGGATACGTCAACCTCGGCCAGGTATTTACCGGAGAGGAACTGAGTCGATTCATCGACCTGTACGACCGCGACAAGTCGGAGTCGGGCTGCTTCTGGCATCCCATTTCCAATCACGGCCACCAGACCCTCAACTGCGATCCGCTGATCTCATCGCCGGAAATCGACGGCCTGATCCGCCATCCCGCCCTGATCGGCCCGATAGAGGCCATCTTCGAAGGGCCCAGTTGGCTCGGAGAAGCGTGCCTGCGGCACATGGTCCCGCGCGACAGCAACCCCGAGGAGATCTGGCACCGGGACCGTCCACATGCGACGGACAAGCCCTATAGGTGCGGCTATTTGCAGATGATGCTCTACCTGACCGATGTCCACGAAGGTACGCATTGCTTTTCCATATCTCCGGAGCCCTGCGACGGTCCCATACTCGATACCAGGGAACAACTCGCCCGGCGCGGCAAGGTCCACCTGCATGGACCGGCAGGCACGGTCATCCTGTTCAACCTGTCCGTGCTCCACGCCGCGACGGTACGGATCACGACGCACGAGCGCAAGACCGTTCAAATTTACTACGGCCATCGCGGCGGACCCGTGCTCAGCGATTGTACCGTGATTCCCACCCGTCTGTGGCGGGACCATCCGGATCCGGAGGTACGGGCATTCTACGGGATGATGACCGGTCGTACGCAGAAGTATGCCGAGGCCTTCGGTTAA
- a CDS encoding hydroxyacid dehydrogenase: MSNNRPQVLIACDERVRNGYLPPAELARLEAFADWAWFHSEGGGIYDTSTDPETTARLAKEMSGVDALVVCHGAPRIDATILDAAPRLRFVGELEGDRFAARLDLETLWARDIRTVDTTNGSTYPVAEWALALTLISMRNAGALFRRIVAGNTQDRGLIQPMAGILTGKRVGLIGGGHMGRRLMKLLRPFEVELWVHDPYLPQELPEALDFLQTSLENVLSQCDAIICVAPLTPHTRGMIGRRELELIPSGAVFVNVSRGAIVDSDALIDRLKRGDIAAGLDVFDPEPIPEDSEIIGLPNVFLTPHFSGRTGEDYPHFFHYMVDELERFFSGHQTWFNLTPRSKSNREGNR, translated from the coding sequence ATGTCGAACAACCGCCCGCAAGTACTCATCGCCTGCGACGAGCGGGTGCGCAACGGCTACCTGCCGCCGGCGGAACTGGCCCGCCTCGAGGCGTTTGCCGACTGGGCGTGGTTCCACAGCGAGGGCGGCGGAATCTACGATACCAGCACGGACCCCGAGACGACGGCGCGGTTGGCGAAGGAAATGTCCGGCGTGGATGCCCTCGTCGTGTGCCACGGCGCGCCGCGGATCGATGCCACGATCCTGGATGCCGCGCCCCGGCTACGATTCGTCGGCGAACTGGAAGGCGACCGGTTTGCCGCGCGCCTGGATCTGGAGACGCTATGGGCGCGCGACATCCGTACCGTAGATACGACGAACGGCTCCACCTATCCCGTGGCCGAATGGGCCCTGGCCCTGACGCTGATCTCCATGCGCAATGCCGGTGCGCTTTTCCGCCGCATCGTCGCGGGCAATACGCAGGATCGAGGTCTCATTCAGCCCATGGCGGGCATCCTCACCGGCAAGCGGGTAGGGTTGATCGGCGGCGGACACATGGGACGGCGGCTGATGAAGCTGCTGCGCCCCTTCGAGGTCGAGCTCTGGGTGCACGATCCCTACCTGCCGCAGGAGTTGCCCGAGGCGTTGGACTTCCTGCAGACGTCGCTGGAAAACGTGCTTTCACAGTGTGACGCGATCATCTGCGTGGCGCCCCTCACCCCCCATACCCGGGGCATGATCGGACGGCGCGAACTGGAACTCATACCATCGGGCGCGGTGTTTGTGAACGTTTCGCGCGGGGCCATCGTCGATTCCGACGCCCTGATCGATCGCCTCAAGCGCGGGGACATCGCCGCGGGGCTCGACGTATTCGACCCTGAGCCCATCCCCGAAGACAGCGAGATCATCGGACTGCCGAACGTTTTTCTGACGCCGCACTTCTCCGGCCGCACGGGAGAAGACTATCCGCACTTCTTCCACTACATGGTCGACGAGCTGGAGCGGTTCTTCTCCGGCCATCAGACCTGGTTCAACCTGACGCCGCGCTCGAAGTCCAACCGCGAAGGGAACCGATGA
- a CDS encoding sulfatase-like hydrolase/transferase, which translates to MKRPNLLYIFTDQQRADTLGCYGNHQIETPALNALASDSFVFENAYVSQPVCSPARATMLTGLWPHTAGVPSCNVPLAADIPTIAEMLPEGYDTAFMGKWHLGDEIFPQHGFETWVGTEDQYRRHFSEADRLSEVSDYHHFLADKGYTPDFELLGQKVFSRHYAASLPEECTKAWYLGARASDYIRQQGDDPFALCVSYLEPHPPHTGPLNDYYDPDSLPTGRAFMRQPPDDAPLLVRLMAAFYMQSENYGLDLRTDPGWRALMARYWGNITLVDRSVGRILEALEESGKADDTIVVFTSDHGELMGDHGILGKTLMYEESIKVPMVLRAPMVDQPPRRVGGRFSHIDLVPTLMELLGLERPDWLQGRSRVPVLQGHENLVGDDVFVEWSGADGHAPAGFGEAEPNRSLVHQHRTIVAADGWKLNLYGMGQGELYDLNSDPHELENLFHRSGRAGRIADLTERIRAWQEETGDVP; encoded by the coding sequence ATGAAACGCCCCAACCTGCTCTACATTTTCACGGACCAACAGCGCGCGGATACGCTGGGATGCTACGGAAACCACCAGATCGAAACCCCCGCGCTCAACGCGCTGGCGTCGGACAGCTTCGTGTTCGAAAACGCCTACGTGAGCCAGCCCGTATGCAGCCCGGCCCGGGCCACCATGCTCACGGGCCTCTGGCCGCATACGGCGGGCGTGCCTTCCTGCAACGTGCCCCTGGCCGCCGACATACCGACCATCGCCGAGATGCTGCCCGAGGGATACGACACGGCCTTCATGGGGAAATGGCACCTGGGGGACGAGATCTTCCCGCAGCACGGCTTCGAGACCTGGGTAGGCACGGAGGATCAATATCGCCGCCACTTCTCGGAAGCTGACCGGCTTTCCGAAGTCAGTGACTATCACCACTTCCTGGCGGATAAGGGATACACGCCGGACTTCGAACTTCTGGGACAGAAGGTTTTTTCCCGACATTACGCGGCCTCCCTGCCCGAGGAATGCACCAAGGCCTGGTACCTGGGCGCGCGCGCGTCGGACTACATCCGCCAGCAGGGTGACGACCCCTTTGCCCTCTGCGTCAGCTACCTCGAGCCCCATCCACCCCACACCGGTCCGTTGAACGACTATTACGATCCGGACAGCCTGCCCACCGGACGGGCGTTCATGCGGCAGCCGCCCGACGACGCGCCGCTCCTCGTCCGTCTGATGGCCGCCTTCTACATGCAGTCCGAAAACTACGGGCTGGACCTGCGCACCGATCCGGGCTGGCGGGCGCTCATGGCCCGGTACTGGGGCAACATCACCCTGGTGGACCGGTCGGTGGGGAGGATCCTCGAGGCCCTGGAAGAAAGCGGAAAGGCCGATGACACCATCGTCGTATTCACGTCGGACCACGGCGAGTTGATGGGCGATCACGGCATCCTGGGCAAGACGCTCATGTACGAGGAGTCCATCAAGGTACCGATGGTGTTGCGTGCGCCCATGGTGGATCAGCCTCCTCGCCGCGTCGGCGGCCGGTTCAGCCACATCGATCTGGTCCCCACGCTGATGGAGTTGCTCGGTCTCGAGCGGCCGGACTGGTTGCAGGGCCGGAGCCGGGTACCGGTATTGCAGGGGCACGAGAATCTGGTCGGCGACGACGTGTTCGTCGAGTGGAGCGGCGCCGACGGCCACGCTCCCGCTGGATTCGGCGAAGCGGAACCGAACCGGAGCTTGGTCCACCAGCATCGGACCATCGTGGCCGCGGACGGCTGGAAGCTCAACCTCTATGGGATGGGACAGGGAGAATTGTACGATCTGAACAGCGATCCTCATGAGTTGGAGAATCTGTTTCACCGGAGCGGGCGGGCCGGACGGATTGCGGATCTTACGGAGCGGATCCGGGCCTGGCAGGAAGAGACGGGGGACGTACCATGA
- a CDS encoding zinc-binding dehydrogenase produces the protein MKTGKVAVYTQPQAPMEIREYPVPSVTADDMLVRIRMANICGSDLHIWRGHGPRIETGIPQVLGHEMIGTIDAMGRNVTSDSAGQPLSEGDRIVYSYFKPCQQCWTCLNGKPGCPDRYRDWIGVSSDQPPHFHGAYGEYYYMKRGHWVFKVPDDLPDAIVSPINCALSEVIYGLNQIGVTLGDTVVIQGAGGLGLYATAVAREMGAGRIIVLDRLPARLALAREFGADDTLNIDEMDMKARIEIVLDHTGGVGADLVAEFVGSPRVLAEGIDMLRWGGRYLWIGNINLGFPTEIDPGNIVRCSKAIRGVIVYEPWVIPRALEFLSRTRDRYPFHKIISDTFSFTDINEAFTYAGAGSAIRVGLEFDNLVQ, from the coding sequence ATGAAAACCGGAAAAGTCGCTGTATATACCCAGCCGCAGGCACCGATGGAGATTCGTGAGTATCCCGTACCATCGGTTACAGCGGACGATATGCTCGTAAGGATCCGCATGGCGAATATCTGCGGATCCGATCTGCACATCTGGCGTGGACACGGTCCCAGGATTGAGACCGGTATCCCCCAGGTCCTCGGGCATGAGATGATCGGTACCATCGACGCCATGGGACGCAACGTCACCTCGGACAGTGCCGGACAGCCGCTGTCCGAAGGGGACCGCATCGTCTACTCCTACTTCAAGCCGTGCCAGCAGTGCTGGACGTGCCTCAACGGCAAGCCGGGATGCCCCGACCGCTACAGAGATTGGATCGGCGTCTCAAGCGATCAGCCCCCGCACTTCCACGGCGCGTACGGGGAATACTACTATATGAAACGCGGCCACTGGGTCTTCAAGGTGCCCGACGATCTCCCGGACGCGATTGTGTCCCCGATCAATTGTGCCCTGTCGGAAGTCATCTACGGTCTCAATCAGATCGGCGTCACCCTGGGCGACACGGTGGTCATTCAGGGGGCGGGCGGCCTCGGACTCTATGCGACCGCCGTAGCGCGGGAGATGGGAGCGGGCAGGATCATCGTGCTAGACCGGCTCCCGGCGCGCCTCGCGCTCGCCCGGGAATTCGGCGCCGACGACACCCTGAACATCGATGAAATGGACATGAAAGCACGCATTGAGATCGTGCTGGATCACACGGGCGGGGTCGGCGCCGACCTGGTCGCCGAATTCGTGGGATCGCCCCGCGTGCTCGCCGAAGGCATCGACATGCTCAGGTGGGGCGGCCGCTATCTCTGGATCGGCAACATAAACCTCGGCTTCCCGACGGAGATCGATCCGGGCAACATCGTCCGGTGCAGCAAGGCGATTCGCGGGGTAATCGTATATGAACCCTGGGTAATCCCGCGCGCCCTCGAATTCCTGAGTCGCACACGGGACAGGTACCCCTTCCACAAGATCATCTCCGATACCTTCTCATTCACTGATATCAACGAGGCATTCACCTACGCGGGCGCGGGTTCCGCGATCCGCGTCGGTTTGGAATTTGACAATTTGGTCCAGTAG
- a CDS encoding mandelate racemase, translating into MTTITGVKCIRTRSNGTWGIVKITTNQPGLYGIGSASDHYHQRAVIEAVESMLAPKLIGRDVSRIEDIWQTFYTSGYWRNGAITNTALSGIDMALWDIKGKEAGMPVYQLLGGSCRSAVPCYAHAGGGTPEALLEAIQGYLEEGFPVVRCQLGGYGGGGFIPSEEAPRPANAWPADQVFDDEAYIEAIPNMFEYLRSKLGFGPKLTHDVHEHLRPQSAVALSKRLEPYRLFFLEDVLSPEQVQWYRLIREQCTTPQAMGELFVNPHEWTPLITERLIDYVRVRVSKAGGITPCRKIASLCESFGINTAWQEGGDNDPVNQAAAVHLDMSSWSFGIQEENAFSEEEYAAFPGACELRDGHLYTNANPGLGLDIDEDAAARLLNAEDAATPRYAAEDRRADGSIVRP; encoded by the coding sequence TTGACCACGATCACCGGCGTGAAGTGCATCCGGACGCGTTCGAACGGCACCTGGGGCATCGTCAAGATCACCACGAACCAGCCTGGATTGTACGGCATCGGGTCCGCAAGCGATCACTACCACCAGCGCGCCGTTATCGAGGCCGTCGAGTCCATGCTGGCCCCGAAGCTCATCGGACGGGATGTCAGCCGCATCGAGGATATCTGGCAGACGTTCTACACGAGCGGCTACTGGCGTAACGGCGCCATCACCAACACGGCCCTTTCCGGGATCGACATGGCCCTGTGGGACATCAAGGGCAAGGAAGCCGGCATGCCCGTCTACCAGCTCCTCGGCGGCTCCTGCCGGAGCGCCGTGCCCTGTTACGCCCACGCGGGGGGCGGCACGCCGGAAGCCCTGCTGGAAGCCATTCAGGGCTACCTCGAGGAGGGGTTCCCCGTGGTCCGCTGCCAACTGGGCGGTTACGGCGGCGGCGGATTCATCCCCTCGGAAGAGGCGCCCCGGCCCGCCAACGCCTGGCCCGCCGACCAGGTCTTCGACGACGAGGCTTACATCGAAGCCATTCCGAACATGTTCGAGTACCTGCGTTCGAAACTCGGATTCGGCCCCAAGCTGACCCACGACGTGCACGAACATCTGCGCCCGCAGTCGGCGGTGGCCCTGTCCAAGCGCCTCGAACCCTACCGGCTCTTCTTCCTCGAGGACGTCCTTTCGCCCGAACAGGTACAGTGGTACCGCCTCATTCGCGAGCAGTGCACGACGCCCCAGGCCATGGGCGAACTCTTCGTGAATCCCCACGAATGGACGCCCCTCATCACAGAGCGCCTCATCGACTACGTCCGCGTGCGGGTCTCCAAGGCGGGCGGCATCACGCCGTGCCGCAAGATCGCGAGCCTCTGCGAATCCTTCGGCATCAACACCGCCTGGCAGGAGGGCGGCGACAACGACCCGGTCAACCAGGCCGCGGCCGTTCACCTCGACATGTCCAGTTGGAGCTTCGGAATACAGGAAGAGAACGCCTTCAGCGAAGAAGAATACGCGGCGTTCCCCGGCGCCTGCGAGCTAAGGGACGGGCATCTCTACACCAACGCCAATCCCGGACTGGGGTTGGATATCGACGAGGATGCGGCTGCGAGGCTGTTGAACGCGGAGGACGCGGCTACACCCCGGTACGCCGCGGAGGACCGCCGGGCGGATGGCAGTATCGTTCGGCCATAG
- a CDS encoding phytanoyl-CoA dioxygenase family protein: MSVTGAKPVEITDAQKQQYQEEGYFILESALDDEQLEYIRGECDRLRVEMEAEMAREAEKSRGITHKGSRYFISNRHRDNPSLRPYIFSEIMAEICRSTLGDTAYLFHEQFVVKGPEVGMKFGWHQDSGYVGFDHRPYMSCWAALDDVSDENGTVYILPFSRAGTRRRQDHRIVDETNDKIGYFGDDPGVPVVAPAGSIAVFSSVSFHRSSPNTSDGWRRVYLTQYSAEPILTEDGTRNWSNAEPFLVDGVRVTAE, encoded by the coding sequence ATGTCGGTAACCGGAGCAAAGCCCGTCGAGATCACCGACGCGCAGAAGCAGCAGTACCAGGAGGAAGGGTACTTCATTCTCGAGTCCGCCCTGGACGATGAACAGCTGGAATACATACGCGGCGAGTGCGACAGGTTGCGGGTCGAGATGGAGGCCGAGATGGCCAGGGAAGCGGAGAAATCCCGGGGCATCACCCACAAGGGCAGCCGTTACTTCATCTCGAACCGGCACCGCGACAATCCCAGCCTGCGGCCGTACATTTTCAGCGAGATCATGGCCGAGATCTGCAGGAGCACTCTGGGCGATACAGCCTACCTTTTCCACGAGCAGTTCGTGGTCAAGGGGCCCGAAGTCGGCATGAAATTCGGCTGGCATCAGGACTCGGGCTACGTGGGGTTCGACCACCGGCCCTACATGAGCTGCTGGGCCGCCCTCGACGACGTCTCCGACGAGAACGGCACGGTCTACATCCTGCCCTTCTCTCGCGCCGGCACGAGACGCCGCCAGGATCACCGCATCGTGGACGAGACCAACGACAAGATCGGCTACTTCGGAGACGATCCGGGCGTGCCCGTGGTCGCGCCGGCCGGGAGCATCGCCGTATTCTCCAGCGTGTCCTTCCACCGCAGCAGCCCGAATACCTCTGACGGCTGGCGGAGAGTGTACCTTACGCAGTACTCCGCCGAACCGATCCTGACCGAAGACGGCACGCGGAACTGGAGCAACGCGGAGCCCTTTCTTGTGGACGGCGTGCGGGTAACGGCCGAATAA